Genomic window (Candidatus Desulfofervidus auxilii):
GTTGTACCAGAGCGTGAAATACCTGGCAGTACAGCTAGTGCTTGAGCCAAACCAATACCAATTGCCTTTTGCCAACTTACTTTATGATGTGTATTGTTTTTCAACCTTCCGGCCACGAAAAGCAAAGTACCAGTGATAAGGAGCATTATGCAAGCAAAGCGTGGTGAATTAAAAGTAGCTTCAATAAATCCCTTAAGAGGAAAAACAACTAAAGCTGTAACAAATGTAGCTATTAATATAGGAAAAGCAAGACGAGGTGTAAACAACATAGCTTTTATGTCTTTAAAAAAATATGTACATAAAGCAAAAAGTGTTCCTAAATGAAGGATAATTACTAAAAGAAGTGGTTGTTGCTTAAGTTCTGGAAAAAAATGCTGTGCTATAACTAAATGCCCAGAACTACTTACAGGTAAAAATTCTGTTAATCCCTGTAAAATTCCAAGAAAGATAGCTTGAAAAATAATCTTCATTTTTTAAAAAATAACCATGCACCTTCGCCTCCTTTAGGGAAACGAAGGAGTACATAAGTGCCTTTTAAACGTTTACCATGCAAGACAAAAATAAGTTTATCAGGTTCTCTTTTTAAAAGCTCATAATTACCTTTATCCCAAATTATTACCTTACCTGCTCCATAATGACCAGGAGGAATTTCTCCTTCAAAATTGGCATACTCTAAATCATGGTCTTCTGTTTGAATAGCCAATCTTTTTAATCCCTTTTTTGTTGGTGGCTCCTTAGGGATTGCCCAACTTTTTAATACTCCATCTAAAGCTAATCTGAAATCCCAATGTAAATGGGTAGCATGATGTTCTTGAACAACAAAAATGGACTCACTATCCTTAATCATTCTACTGTA
Coding sequences:
- a CDS encoding undecaprenyl-diphosphate phosphatase, with product MKIIFQAIFLGILQGLTEFLPVSSSGHLVIAQHFFPELKQQPLLLVIILHLGTLFALCTYFFKDIKAMLFTPRLAFPILIATFVTALVVFPLKGFIEATFNSPRFACIMLLITGTLLFVAGRLKNNTHHKVSWQKAIGIGLAQALAVLPGISRSGTTISAGIYLGLTGETAGRFSFLIAIPAIFGAGVLSLKDMTSISSHLLFPYLTGFLCSFFSSLWAIRWLLRLLTTNQKRLIYFAYYCWSIGIMFLWIL
- a CDS encoding 3'-phosphoesterase, with protein sequence MIKDSESIFVVQEHHATHLHWDFRLALDGVLKSWAIPKEPPTKKGLKRLAIQTEDHDLEYANFEGEIPPGHYGAGKVIIWDKGNYELLKREPDKLIFVLHGKRLKGTYVLLRFPKGGEGAWLFFKK